A single Cryptococcus neoformans var. grubii H99 chromosome 7, complete sequence DNA region contains:
- a CDS encoding F-box and WD-40 domain-containing protein MET30: MSPSAPPNMTAFPRENHYELEDQALDVIPTRAGRKLCVRHKQMANQNINEKLQRSLDSLNPSERAAITQMWSTFSTAPHGKRKIILEGILTMCCFSQLSHLSDSLNQIIRIDPFSLLPRETSLRILGYLDAFSLGRAAQVSRSWKALADDDLLWRRMCGQHIDRKCDKCGWGLPLLERKRLRVELKDRSPAGLVEHDHKHENENGESRLVTRDQVLSGNANTVSSIGGLKSCDTPAMYLFPPNVNAGTPKGIKRAAPESSIGAAKKVKVNGSDSDVVVVKPSSAGLTREVRLTRPWKTVYCERLMVERNWRKGRCSTKVLKGHTDGVMCLQYHTALTNPSYPVLITGSYDRTVRVWNLDTGEEVRVLRGHTRAVRALQFDQMLLFTGAMDGTVRMWNWRAGECLRVMDGHTDGVISLNYNGYLLATGSADSTINVWNFRTGNRFTLRGHEEWVNNVVLWDGKTSPSDTDPAAIPSFTQAVSNRCQKSKSPAAVSNEPTLPNIDPGAMLFSSSDDMTIKLWDLETATCIRTFEGHKAQVQSLRVLMVDMTEEEVAARDRRQRRQVTPSGTGFTATSLVSPPGSQAAIGPGSAAALDDAPAGTDPLEHHRGRSRSETVQPRVYVHSPDGTHSKSEREQSRGHEKKAIVASGSLDGTVKIWDVETGREQSTLFGHIEGVWAVDIDALRLVSASHDRTIKVWEKESAQCVQTLVGHRGAVTSLQLSDDMIVSGSDDGDVMIWNFASSSANNISNSANVGEPLVDITPSTTPAIV, encoded by the exons ATGTCTCCTTCTGCGCCACCCAACATGACAGCTTTTCCTCGTGAAAATCACTACGAGTTGGAAGATCAAGCTCTCGATGTAATACCCACTCGGGCTGGCAGGAAGCTTTGTGTCAGGCATAAGCAAATGGCGAATCAAAACATCAACGAAAAGCTGCAGCGT TCACTTGACAGTCTGAACCCTTCAGAACGTGCAGCTATCACTCAAATGTGGTCTACATTTTCTACAGCGCCtcatggaaagagaaaaatcATTTTGGAAGGCATTTTGACCATGTGCTGTTT CTCCCAGTTATCGCATCTGTCTGATTCTCTCAACCAAATCATCCGAATAGaccctttctctcttcttccgcgCGAGACGTCGCTTCGCATACTTGGATATTTGGACGCCTTCTCTTTAGGTCGTGCTGCCCAAGTGTCCAGGTCTTGGAAGGCGCTTGCCGACGATGATCTCCTTTGGCGCAGAATGTGCGGCCAACATATTGACCGAAAGTGCGATAAATGTGGTTGGGGTCTTCCTCTACTTGAACGAAAAAGGCTTAGAGTCGAGTTGAAGGATCGAAGTCCTGCCGGCCTGGTCGAACACGATCACAAGCACGAAAATGAAAATGGGGAAAGTCGACTTGTTACAAGGGATCAGGTGCTTTCCGGTAACGCGAACACAGTGAGCTCGATTGGTGGTTTGAAGTCATGTGACACCCCTGCTATGTACCTTTTCCCTCCGAATGTAAACGCTGGCACCCCTAAAGGTATCAAAAGGGCTGCCCCGGAGTCATCGATAGGGGCGGCAAAGAAGGTTAAGGTGAATGGCAGTGACTCTGACGTGGTGGTTGTCAAGCCGAGCAGTGCTGGCTTGACTAGAGAGGTCAGATTGACCAGGCCATGGAAGACCGTGTATTGCGAGAGattgatggtggagaggaacTGGAGAAAGGGCAGGTGTAGCACCAAGGTTTTAAAG GGTCATACCGATGGTGTCATGTGTCTTCAGTATCACACCGCTCTCACCAACCCGTCCTATCCTGTTCTCATCACAGGTTCTTACGACAGGACCGTTCGGGTGTGGAACCTTGATACGGGCGAAGAAGTTCGCGTCCTTCGAGGCCATACGCGTGCTGTCCGAGCGCTTCAATTTGATCAGATGCTTCTCTTCACGGGCGCTATGGATGGTACGGTCCGTATGTGGAATTGGAGGGCCGGTGAGTGTTTGAGGGTTATGGATGGGCACACAGATGGCGTCATCTCTCTCAACTACAACGGGTACCTTCTTGCGACTGGATCCGCCGATTCCACGATAAACGTCTGGAATTTCCGTACCGGCAATCGCTTCACTCTACGTGGTCATGAAGAATGGGTCAATAACGTCGTACTCTGGGACGGGAAGACTTCACCATCCGACACTGACCCTGCTGCTATCCCGAGCTTTACTCAGGCAGTCAGTAACAGGTGTCAAAAGTCAAAATCCCCAGCAGCTGTTAGCAATGAGCCAACCCTACCCAATATTGACCCAGGTGCAatgctcttctcttcttcggatGATATGACGATCAAGCTTTGGGATCTTGAGACTGCCACCTGTATTCGTACTTTTGAAGGACACAAGGCGCAAGTCCAGTCTTTGAGGGTGTTGATGGTGGACATgacggaggaagaagtggcaGCTCGAGACCGACGTCAGCGTCGGCAGGTGACCCCTTCCGGCACTGGCTTTACCGCTACCTCGCTAGTCTCTCCTCCAGGCTCTCAAGCGGCCATTGGTCCCGGCAGTGCCGCCGCACTCGACGATGCTCCTGCTGGTACCGACCCGCTCGAGCACCACCGGGGCCGTTCTCGCTCTGAGACGGTTCAACCACGAGTTTACGTACATTCCCCTGACGGTACGCACAGCAAGTCTGAACGCGAGCAGTCTCGGGGTCATGAGAAAAAGGCGATTGTTGCATCTGGCAGTCTTGACGGCACTGTCAAGATCTGGGATGTTGAGACTGGTCGAGAGCAGTCGACGTTATTTGGGCATATTGAAGGTGTCTGGGCTGTCGACATTGATGCGCTAAGATTAGTCTCAGCTTCTCATGATAGGACAATCAAGGTgtgggaaaaagaaagcgCACAGTGTGTGCAAACGTTGGTCGGCCACAGAGGTGCTGTCACCTCGTTACAATTGAGTGATGACATGATTGTTTCGGGCTCTG ACGACGGAGACGTCATGATTTGGAACTTTGCATCCTCCTCGGCCAACAATATCTCGAATTCCGCCAATGTTGGCGAGCCCTTGGTTGATATCACTCCATCCACGACCCCTGCCATTGTATAA
- a CDS encoding phosphatidylinositol glycan, class S, with the protein MSICAPHPAPRLSAKTPAELTASINPSPRRRLAIILAFPLLILLAVPFWWYTTSIERLPLPEGRISALEGANYTIPRAHILFTADSSAFPSPPPGKRHFDTKDILQSLGKEVTKGVDGIYAKQRPSERDVRRWDLVYEGDEEAKGTNLRVHIRTWEYANSSFPLEPYVQLPETGLMTSGIPAGTLVIPVHPDQVGDRNLKLHYKIALINGILSVYPPRPPEIPLRALKYTPNITLSFVLLNEDATQGDYVHSWDIEGAIRDHFLPHLEPLRPIFNFTIESQILYHAPLSFEPSYSEIPVVERDKAVDAAVDMINSMANHDQKTSMEAAIKVMEEEQGNRAWVVDREQMTIFVNSEKWSLDSGSTNNPVLRFLLYVPSLRHRPMRLITRDSAQAFLLPQFGGVVILNPPPTSSQSHSYHLSRTGLTPAFHLFTQHLYSLLALPSLPYKPNKLHVPPPPSPLHRPSSLMQPLTPWQMHQVLLARLEENFQEGKKTLKGIVRLVRKIGEMKVGEGVRDTVLGAVIRLERVQQSANSTALQAFILARDAVELANKAFFDPSMMGLLYFPDEHKFAVYTPLFAPIAVPLIIALLRELISRRKRGHAAVHTEKSQDVQAILDEMQEAAVDGTKTSRMEINEREKTVQPQQGGSLPDNSPLHTLRSRAIRERDDE; encoded by the exons ATGTCGATCTGCGCCCCACATCCTGCTCCCCGCCTGTCAGCGAAAACCCCTGCAGAACTCACCGCCTCCATCAACCCTTCACCCAGACGCCGtctcgccatcatcctcgcctTTCCGCTGCTCATACTTCTCGCAGTGCCATTCTGGTGGTATACCACTTCCATTGAGAGATTACCGCTTCCAGAGGGTAGAATATCTGCTTTGGAGGGTGCAAAT TACACAATTCCTCGAGCACATATACTGTTCACTGCAGATTCCAGCGCATTCCCCAGTCCTCCGCCTGGAAAAAGACATTTTGATACCAAAGATATATTGCAAAGTTTAGGGAAAGAAGTGACGAAAGGTGTGGACGGAATCTACGCCAAGCAGAGACCGAGCGAAAGAGATGTACGCCGGTGGGACCTCGTGTACGAGG GAGACGAAGAGGCCAAAGGGACAAATCTGAGGGTTCACATACGAACATGGGAGTATGccaactcttctttcccgtTAGAGCCGTATGTGCAGCTTCCAGAGACCGGACTTATGACATCGGGCATCCCTGCTGGAACTTTGGTTATCCCAGTGCATCCTGATCAGGTCGGTGATCGTAATCTCAAAT TACACTATAAGATTGCCTTGATCAACGGCATTCTCTCCGTTtaccctcctcgccctcctgAAATACCCCTTCGAGCCCTCAAATATACGCCTAACATCACGCTTAGCTTCGTACTGCTCAATGAAGATGCCACTCAAGGTGATTACGTGCACAGCTGGGACATTGAAGGTGCAATTAGGG ACCATTTTCTACCACATTTAGAACCTCTCCGACCTATCTTCAATTTTACCATTGAATCTCAAATTCTTTACCACGCGCCCTTGAGCTTTGAGCCGTCATATTCCGAGATTCCCGTTGTCGAGAGGGACAAGGCAGTCGATGCGGCTGTCGACATGATTAACTCTATGGCCAATCACGATCAGAAGACCAGCATGGAGGCCGCCATAAAAGTcatggaagaggaacaagGTAACAGAGCCTGGGTGGTCGATAGAGAACAGATGACAATATTCGTCAACTCGGAGAAATGGTCACTCG ACTCTGGAAGCACTAATAATCCAGTCTTAAGATTTTTACTATACGTTCCGTCATTAAGGCATCGACCCATGCGTCTTATCACCCGCG ACTCTGCCCAAgcattccttcttcctcagtTTGGCGGAGTAGTCATTCtcaatcctcctcccacaTCTTCTCAGTCTCATTCGTATCATTTATCCCGTACAGGGTTGACACCTGcctttcatctcttcacCCAGCATCTTTACTCGCTCCTCGCTCTGCCTTCACTCCCGTATAAACCCAACAAGCTCCATGTCCCACCCCCTCCATCCCCGTTGCATAGACCGTCAAGCTTGATGCAGCCCTTGACACCATGGCAGATGCATCAAGTACTACTTGCTAGACTTGAAGAAAATTTCcaagaggggaagaaaaCGTTGAAGGGTATTGTGAGATTAGTGAGAAAAATTGGGGAAATGAAAGTAGGAGAAGGTGTAAGGGATACGGTGCTGGGGGCAGTAATTAGACTGGAGAGGGTACAG CAATCTGCCAATTCAACCGCGCTCCAGGCTTTCATCCTGGCACGGGATGCTGTTGAACTCGCCAATAAAGCATTTTTTGATCCTTCCATGATGGGCCTTCTTTACTTC CCCGACGAGCACAAGTTTGCAGTGTATACACCTCTGTTCGCACCCATCGCCGTTCCCCTGATCATAGCGCTGTTGAGAGAGCTTATATCtcggagaaaaagaggacaCGCGGCCGTACACACAGAGAAGTCCCAGGATGTCCAAGCCATATTGGATGAGATGCAGGAAGCTGCTGTAGACGGAACAAAGACAAGCCGAATGGAGATAAatgagagggagaagacaGTGCAGCCACAACAGGGTGGCAGTCTACCGGACAACTCGCCTTTGCATACGCTACGCTCAAGAGCGATACGCGAGcgagatgatgaatga